In one Nicotiana sylvestris chromosome 8, ASM39365v2, whole genome shotgun sequence genomic region, the following are encoded:
- the LOC138875736 gene encoding uncharacterized protein, whose protein sequence is MMKDLMSRKFDFQDLATVTLTQTCSAVVTKPIAEKLSDPGSFTIPCTIGNFAFTKALCDLGASINLMPLTIYKRLGIGRDRPTSMLLQLADRTVKIPSGILDDVLIQVGKFVFPVDFMILDCKVDEEIPIILGRPFLATRRALIVCETGELKMRLNDEEITFNVQKSMRRPSEFANCSLIDAVDVIVGADDEALTIEDPFAACLVNLDEVKREELAEWVLALEGRGFWDRTLEFEPLHLENRETPPAKPSIEEPPKLELKPLPAHLRYEFLGPNFTLPVIISSSLLDVQAQQLLQVLKKYKTAIGWTMTDNKGINPAYCMHKILLEEGHKPSRDHQRRLNPNTKEVVKKEVIKWVAFEELKKRLVTIPIIIAPDWEQPFELMCDASDYTVGVVLGQQKDKLMHPIYYASSTLSGAQLNYIVTENEMLAVVFAFDKFRSYLIGSKVKVYTNHAALRYLIDKESKPRLIRWVLLLQEFDLEIRDRKGTEKQVADYLSQLEGAENVVEVKDILEPF, encoded by the exons gaaaattcGATTTTCAAGACTTGGCCACGGTGACTCTTACGCAGACCTGTAGTGCGGTGGTGACTAAACCAATTGCTGAGAAGCTGTCTGACCCAGGAAGTTTCACAATTCCATGCACCATTGGCAACTTTGCTTTCACCaaagcactttgtgatttgggggctagcataaatctcATGCCCCTGACGATCTATAAGAGGTTAGGGATTGGAAGAGATAGACCCActtctatgttgttgcagctggctgataGGACTGTGAAAATACCCTCTGGTATCCTGGATGATGTATTGATCCaagtagggaaatttgtgttccctgtagATTTTATGATTCTAGAttgcaaggtggatgaagaaattcccataattttgggaagaccattcttggccactAGGAGAGCTCTTATTGTTTGTGAgactggggagctcaagatgaggttgaacgatgaggagataacattcaatgtacagaaatctatgaggcgaccaagtgaattcgctaattgttctcttattgatgccgtggatgtaatcgtagGAGCTGATGATGAGGCGCTAACTATTGAGGACCCCTTTGCTGCATGTCTGGTAAATTTGGATGAGGTGAAAAGGGAAGAACTGGCAGAATGGGTATTGGCTTTAGAGGGCAGAgggttttgggatagaactcTGGAATTCGAACCCCTGCATttagaaaatagagaaactcctccagccaaaccatccatagaagaaccaccaaagcttgAATTAAAGCCACtgcccgcccatctcaggtatgagttcctagGACCTAACTTCACATTACcagttattatctcatctagtttattagatgtgcaggcacaacaacttttGCAGGTGCTCAAGAAGTATAaaactgccattgggtggaccatgacaGACAATAAGGGGATCAACCCAGCCTATTGTATGCATAAAATCCTgctggaagagggacacaaaccttccagggatcaccaaagaaggctgaaccccaatacgaaggaagtggtgaagaaagaagtgataaagtg ggtagcatttgaggagttaaaaaagaggctagtcacaaTACCCATCATTATtgcccccgactgggagcaaccattcgaacttatgtgtgacgctagtgactATACAGTGGGGGTAGTGCTGGGACAACAGAAAGACAAGCTAATGCACCCGATCTACTATGCCAGTAGTACGCTGAGTGGAGCCCAACTAAACTACATTGTGACTGAAAATGAGATGCTTGCCGTGGTGTTTGCATTTGACAAGTTCAGGtcatacctgattggctctaaggtaaaAGTATATACTAATCATGCAGCTCTTAGGTACTTGATTGATAAGGAGTCTAAACCACGCTTAATTCGTTGGGTGCTGTTACtacaagagttcgacctcgaaattcgtgaccgtaagggcacagaaAAACAAGTTGCTGATTATCTATCACaacttgagggagctgaaaacgTAGTTGAGGTTAAGGATATTCTAGAACCTTTCTAG